The Aeromicrobium tamlense nucleotide sequence TCGGGTCCTCGTTGTACTTGAGGTACGTCGAGCCCTCGGCGGCCTTGCGGACGATCTCGTTGATCTCCTCGACCGAGGTCTCACGGCTGGCCGTGAACGTCAGGTCGGTGGCCGAGCCGGTGGGGGTGGGGACGCGCAGCGCGTAGCCGTCGAGCTTGCCCTTCAGCTCGGGCAGCACGAGGCTGACGGCCTTCGCGGCGCCCGTGGAGGTCGGGACGATGTTGAGGGCGGCGGCGCGGGCGCGACGCAGGTCCTTGTGCGGGGCGTCCTGCAGGTTCTGGTCCTGCGTGTAGGCGTGGATCGTGGTCATGAGGCCACGCTCGATGCCGATGCCGTCGTTGAGGGCCTTGGCCATCGGCGCGAGGCAGTTCGTGGTGCAGGAGGCGTTCGAGATGATCGTGTGGGCGCTCGGGTCGTACAGGTCGTCGTTGACGCCCATGACGATCGTGATGTCCTCGTTCTTGGCCGGGGCCGAGATGATGACCTTCTTCGCGCCGCCGTCGATGTGCGCCTTGGCCGCCGTCGCATCGGTGAAGAAGCCCGTGGACTCGACGACGATGTCGGCGCCGACCGAGGCCCAGTCGAGGTTCGCGGGATCGCGGTCCTCGAAGGCGACGATCTTCTGGTCGCCCACGTAGATCGCCGTGTCGTCGAAGTTCACGTCGGCGTCGAGGCGACCCAGGATCGAGTCGTACTTGAGCAGGGTGGCCAGCGTCTTGTTGTCGGTGAGGTCGTTGACGGCGACGATCTCGACGTCGGTGCCGGCGGCACGAACCGCGCGGAAGAAGTTACGGCCGATGCGGCCGAATCCGTTGATGCCTACGCGAACAGTCACGGGTTGCTCCTGGGTTGCCGGGTGGAAGTCTCGTTACGTCCTCACCCTACCGAGAGCGCCCGTCACATCGCACCGGGCGTCGCCGCTCGCGAGATCTCAACCGTCGGCGTACTGATCGGGGTTGAGCCCCGCCTCGGTGTCGTCGATCCCGAGGTCGTGCGCCCGCTTGTCGGCCATCGCCAGCAGGCGGCGGATCCGGCCCGCGATCGCGTCCTTGGTCAGCGGCGGCTCGTGCAGCTGGCCGAGCTCCTCCAGACTGGCCTCGCGGTGCTGCACCCGCAGCTCGCCGGCGAGGCGCAGATGGTCGGGCACCTCCTCCGCCAGGATGTCGAGCGCGCGCTGGGCGCGAGCGCCGGCGGCGACGGCCGCGCGGGCCGAGCGGCGCTGGTTGGCGTCGTCGAAGTTGGCGAGACGGTTGGCGGTGGCGCGCACCTCGCGGCGCATCCGACGCTCCTCCCACGCCAGCAGCGTCTCGTGGGCGCCCAGTCGGGTGAGGAGCGCGCCGATGGCCTCGCCGTCGCGGATGACGACACGGTCGCCACCGCGGACCTCGCGGGCCTTGGCCGAGACGCCGACGCGCCGGGCGGCGCCCACCATCGCGAGGGCGGCCTCGGGGCCGGGGCAGCCGATCTCGAGCGCGGACGATCGACCCGGCTCGGTGAGGGAGCCGCGGGCCAGGAACGCGCCGCGCCACGCGGCGACGGCGTCGCACGAGGGACCCGAGACGACCTGGGGAGGGAGGCCGCGGACGGGGCGGCCGCCACCGTCGACGAGGCCGGTCTGGCGGGCGAGCAGCTCGCCTCCGCGCGCGATGCGCACGACGTAGAGCGTGGTCTTCCGGACCCCGGCGCCCTGCTGGACGATGATCTCGCTCTCGTGGCCGTAGACCTCGGCGATCTCCTGACGCAGGCGACGCGCGGCGGCGGCGGTGTCGAGCTCGGCCTCGATCACGATCCGGCCCGAGACGATGTGCAGGCCCCCGGAGAAGCGCAGCGTCGTCGAGACCTCGGCCTTGCGGCAGCACGCCTTCGTCACGGGGATGCGGGCCACTTCCGCCTTCACCTGAGCCGTCATCGCCATTACGTCATCAGCCTCCAGTCCAGCGGTCCCGAGTAGCCCGCTCGGGCCACTCTATGCCCGGGCTGGTGACGCGGGGGCGAACGTGGTGGCAAAGACCTCGGCCAGCGCGGCCGGATCGTGCTGGTCGGCCTGCTCGGTGGAGCGGACGTCGGCCGTGACGAGGCGCGCGCCCAGTTGCGCGGCGGCCCGCGTGAGGGCGTCCACGTCGCGCGCGGCGCGGGTGTCGGCCACGACGACGTCGAGGCGCAGGTCGGGCGCGTGCGCCGCGAGCACCTCGAGGTGCTCCTCGGGCGTCAGGTGCTCGGTCTCCCCCGGCTGCGCCACGAGGTTGAGCACGAGGGCGCGCTTCGCGGGCGTGCGCAGCAGCGCCTGGCGCAGCTGAGGCACGAGGAGGGTGGGCATGACGCTGGTGAACCAGGAGCCGGGCCCGATCGTGACCCAGTCGGCGGCCTCGAGCGCCGCGACGGCCTGCGGGCACGCCGGCGGGTCGCCGGGCTCCAGGCGGACGGCCTGGATGCGTCCGGGCGTCGTGGCGACCTCGGCCTGGCCGCGCACGACCTCGATCCGGGCGGGCGGGCCGAAGTCGACGTCGGCCTCGATGTCGAGCGGGACGTTGGCCATCGGCAGCACGCGGCCGCGCGCGCCGAGGAGCTCGGCCACGAGATCGAGGCCGGCGACCTGGTCGCGCTCCATGTCCCACAGCGCCGCGAGCAGCAGGTTGCCGACGGGGTGGCCGGCGAGCGGGCCCGCTCCCCCGAACCGGTGCTGCAGGATCTCGGCCCACGCCCGGCCCCAGTCGTCGTCGCCGCACAGGGCCGCCAGCGCCATGCGCAGGTCGCCGGGCGGAAGGATGCCGAACTCGGTGCGCAGGCGCCCCGACGAGCCGCCGTTGTCGGCGACCGTGACGATGCCGGTGAGCCGACTCGTGACGTGCCGCAGCGCCGACAGCGTGGCCGCCAGGCCGTGCCCTCCCCCGAGCGCGACCACGGCGGGCCCCCCGGCCCGCTCGGTGGTCACTCGCGTCCCAGGTCGCGGTGGACGACGAGCGTCCGGACGTCGCGCGTGCGAAGTCGCTCCGAGAGGGCCTCGGCCATCGCGACGCTGCGGTGGCGGCCGCCGGTGCAGCCGATGCCGACCGTGAGGAAGAGCTTGTCCTCCTGCAGGAAGCCGTTGGTGATCATCGAGAGCAGCTCGACGTAGCGGTCGAGGAACTCCTGCGACCGCTCCTGCTTGTAGACGTACTCGCGCACGGGCTCGTCCTGGCCGCTGAGGGGACGCAGGTCGTCGACCCAGAACGGGTTGGGCAGGAAGCGCATGTCGGCGACCATGTCGGCGTCGATCGGGATGCCGTACTTGAAGCCGAACGACACGATCGTGACGTGCAGGCCGCGCTCGTCCTCCACCTCGAAGGCCTGGCGGACCCGGTGGGCCAGCTGGTGCACGTTGAGCCGGCTGGTGTCGATGACGAGGTCGGCACGGCCGCGGATCGTGCGCAGCAGCTCGCGCTCGCGGACGAGGCCGTCCATGAGGCGGCCCTGGCGGCTCAGCGGGTGGGGCCGGCGCGCCGCCTCCTGGCGGCGGACGAGCACCTCGTCGGCGGCCTCGAGGTAGAGCGTGCGCACGCGGACACCGAGGTCGTGGACGGACTCGATCGCGTCGACGAGGCCGAAGAAGAACGTCCGGGAGCGCGAGTCGACGACGACGGCGAGCCGGTCGATGTCCTCGGCCGCGTCGACCGAGCTGACGAGGTCGTTGAGCATGCCCGGGGGCAGGTTGTCGACCACGTAGTAGCCGAGCTTCTCGAGCGCCTTGGCCGCGGTGCTGCGGCCGGCGCCGGTCATCCCGGTGACGAGGACGAACTCGGTGAGCTTGGTCATGGTCGGGTCTCGTCCTCCAGGATCTCGCCGGTGGCCATGTTGACGGCCGGGGCCGGCGACTCCCCCTCGTGGAGTGCCGCCACGATGGATTCTGCCGTAGCCGGGCCGATCCCGGGGACGATGGTGATCTCCTCCGCGGTCGCGGCGCGCAGCTTCTTCACCGAGCCGAAGTGCTTCATGAGCGCGCGGCGGCGGGTCTCGCCGAGTCCGGGGACGGGATCGAGCAGGCTCTCGACCATCGACTTGCTGCGGCGCTGGCGGTGGTGCGTGATCGCGAACCGGTGCGCCTCGTCGCGCACGCGCTGGAGCAGGTAGAGGCCCTCGCTGGTGCGCGGCAGGATCACGGGGTCCTCGTCGTCGGGCAGCCAGACCTCCTCGAGGCGCTTCGCCAGGCCGCACAGCGCGACGCCGGTGATGCCGAGGGCGTCCATGGCCTGCTGGGCCGCCGCGACCTGCGGCGGGCCACCGTCGACCACGACCAGCGACGGGGCGTAGGCGAACCGGCGCGGCTTGCCGGTCTCGGGGTCGATCCCCGGCTCGGCGTCCTCGCCCTGGCGCTCGACCGCGCGCAGGTGGTGGGCGAACCGGCGGGTGATGACCTCGTGCATGGCGGCGACGTCGCTCTGGCCCTCGTGACGCACGGTGAACCGGCGGTACTCGGACTTGCGCGGCAGGCCGTCCTCGAAGACGACCATCGACGCGACGATCTCGGTGCCCTGCAGGTTCGAGACGTCGAAGCACTCGATCCGCAGCGGCGGCGTGGGCAGGTCGAGCGCCAGCTGGATCTCCTCCAGGGCGCGGCTCCGGGTGGTGAGGTCGCCGGAGCGCTTGAGCTTGTGGCGGGCGATGGCCTGCTTGGCGTTCTGCTCGACCGTCTCGAGCAGGGCGCGCTTGTCGCCGCGTTGCGGGACTCGCACCGTGACCTTCGCCCCGCGTCGCTCGGTGAGCAGCTCGGCGACGGCGTCGTGGTCGGCCGGCAGCTCGGGCACGAGCACCTCGCGCGGGATCGCCGACGGCGTGACATCGGCGTAGAGGGTCATGAGGGCGTTCTGCACGAGCTCGGGCAGGCCGGCGTCGTCCCCCTTGTCGGCCACCCAGCCGCGCTGCCCGCGGATGCGGCCCCCGCGGACGTTGAAGATCTGGACGGCGACCTCGAGCGGATCGTCGACGAAGCCGAGGACGTCGGCGTCGGTGCCGTCGCGCAGCACGACCGACTGCTTCTCCAGGACGCGCCGCATCGCCATGAGGTCGTCGCGGTACTTGGCGGCGAGCTCGTACTCCTGATCGGCCGCGGCGTCGCGCATGCGCTGCTCGATGCCGCGCTCGAACCCGGCGGTCTGGCCGCCCATGAACGACAGGAAGTCGTTGACGATGTCGCGGTGCTCGTCGGGCGAGACGCGACCGACGCAGGGCGCCGAGCACTTGCCGATGTCGCCGAGCAGGCACGGACGCCCGGCGGCCTTGGCGCGCTTGAAGACGCCGGCGCTGCACGAGCGCATGGGGAACACGCGCAGCAGCGTGTCGACGGTGTCGCGGATCGCCCACGCGTGGCCGTACGGGCCGAAGTACCGCACGCCCTTCTTCTGGGCGCCGCGCATCACCAGGACGCGCGGGATCTCCTCGCCCACCGTGACCGCGAGCCACGGGTAGGACTTGTCGTCGCGGTACTTGACGTTGAACCGCGGGTCGAACTCCTTGATCCAGGAGTACTCGAGCGCGAGCGCCTCGACCTCGGTGTTGACGACCGTCCAGTCGACCGAGGCGGCCGTGGTGACCATCTGGTGCGTGCGCGGGTGGAGGTTCCCGAGGTCCTGGAAGTACGAGCTCAGCCGCGGCCGCAGGCTCTTGGCCTTGCCGACGTAGATGACGCGGCCCTGCTCATCGCGGAACCGGTAGACCCCCGGGTCGGTGGGGATCTCACCGGGCCGCGGACGGTAGGTGGACGGGTCAGCCATGACTCGGGCCCTCCCCCGCCGTCACGACAGCAGCGGCGCGAGGAACCGGCCGGTGTGCGAGTCGGGGTGCGCCGCGATCTGCTCCGGGGTGCCCTGTGCGACGACGGTGCCGCCACCGCTGCCGCCCTCGGGACCCATGTCGACGATCCAGTCCGAGGCCTTGATGACGTCGAGGTTGTGCTCGATCACGATGACCGAGTTCCCCGCGTCGACGAGGCGTTGCAGCACGATCAGCAGCTTGCGGATGTCCTCGAAGTGCAGGCCCGTCGTGGGCTCGTCGAGGACGTAGACCGTGCGACCCGTGGACCGCTTCTGCAGCTCGGAGGCCAGCTTGACGCGCTGCGCCTCGCCACCCGACAGCGTGGGCGCGGGCTGGCCGAGCCGGACGTAGCCCAGGCCGACGTCGACGAGGGTGCGCAGGTGCCGTGCGATCGCGGGGATGGCCTCGAAGAACTCGACGCCCTCCTCGATCGGCATGTCGAGGACCTCGGCGATCGTCTTGCCCTTGTAGCGGACCTCGAGGGTCTCGCGGTTGTAGCGCGCGCCGTGGCAGACCTCGCACGGCACGTACACGTCGGGCAGGAAGTTCATCTCGATCTTGATCGTGCCGTCGCCGTGGCACGCCTCGCAGCGGCCGCCCTTGATGTTGAACGAGAAGCGGCCCTGCTGGTAGCCGCGCATCTTCGCCTCGGGCGTCTGCGCGAACAGCTTGCGGACGTGGTCGAACACGCCCGTGTACGTGGCCGGGTTGGACCGCGGGGTGCGGCCGATCGGCGACTGATCGACGTGGATGACCTTGTCGACGTGCTCGGTGCCCTCGATCGTGCGGTGACGACCCGGGATCGTGCGCGCCTTGTAGATCTGGCGCGCGAGCGAGGTGTAGAGGATGTCGTTGACGAGCGTGGACTTGCCCGAGCCGGAGACGCCGGTGACCGAGACCAGCTGGCCCAGCGGGAACGCGACGTCGACGTTCTTCAGGTTGTTCTCGCGGGCGCCCTTCACGACGAGCTGGCGGCCCTTGTCACGCGGACGGCGGACCTCGGGCACGGGGATCGACTGGCGACCCGACAGGTAGGCGCCGGTGAGCGAGTCGGGGCTGGCCAGCAGCTCCTCGACCGGACCGGACACGATGACCTGGCCGCCGTGCTCGCCGGCACCGGGGCCGATGTCGACGACCCAGTCCGAGGCGCGCACCGTGTCCTCGTCATGCTCGACGACGATGAGCGTGTTGCCGAGGTTCTTCAGCCGCACGAGGGTCTCGATGAGACGGTGGTTGTCGCGCTGGTGCAGGCCGATCGAAGGCTCGTCGAGCACGTAGAGCACGCCGACGAGGCCGGCGCCGATCTGCGTGGCCAGACGGATGCGCTGGGCCTCGCCACCGGACAGCGAGCCGGCCGCGCGGTCGAGGGCCAGGTAGTCGAGGCCGACGTCGAGCAGGAAGCGCAGGCGCTCGTGGATCTCCTTGAGGACGCGCTCGCCGATCTGCCGCTCGCGGTCGTTCATCACGAGGTCCTGCAGGAAGTCGGCCGCCTCGGCGATCGACAGGTGGCAGACCTCGGCGATGTTCATCGCGCCGAACCGCTCGGACTCGAGCGTGACGGCCAGGATGACCGGCTTGAGGCGGGTGCCCTTGCAGGTGGGGCACGGGACCTCGCGCATGAAGCCCTCGAGGCGGTCGCGGCTGGTGTCGGAGTCGGTCTCGGAGTGGCGGCGCTCGACGAACGCCTTGGCGCCCTCGAACTCGGCCCAGTACGAGCGCTGACGGCCGTAGCGGTTCTTGTACTGGACGTGCACCTTCGTGGAGTGCCCGTTCAGCAGGGCGTCCTGGAACTCGGGCTCGAGGTCGCTCCACTTCGTGTCGACGTCGAAGCCGAGCTCGTCGCCGAGCGAGCGCATGAGACGCAGGAAGTAGTCGGAGACCTGCGTGTAGGTCCACGCCGTGATGGCGCCCTCGGCGAGGGTCTTGTCAGGGTCGGGCACGAGCAGCTCGGCGTCGACCTCCTTGCGCGAGCCGAGGCCGTGGCACTCGGGGCAGGCGCCGTAGGGCGCGTTGAACGAGAACGAGCGCGGCTCGAGCTCGTCGACCTGGAGCGGGTGGTCGTTCGGGCAGGCGAGGCGCTCGGAGAAGCGGCGACGCCGCGCCGGGTCGTCCTCCTCGAGCCCGACGTAGTCGATGATGACGATGCCGTCGGCCAGGCCGAGCGCGGTCT carries:
- the uvrC gene encoding excinuclease ABC subunit UvrC: MADPSTYRPRPGEIPTDPGVYRFRDEQGRVIYVGKAKSLRPRLSSYFQDLGNLHPRTHQMVTTAASVDWTVVNTEVEALALEYSWIKEFDPRFNVKYRDDKSYPWLAVTVGEEIPRVLVMRGAQKKGVRYFGPYGHAWAIRDTVDTLLRVFPMRSCSAGVFKRAKAAGRPCLLGDIGKCSAPCVGRVSPDEHRDIVNDFLSFMGGQTAGFERGIEQRMRDAAADQEYELAAKYRDDLMAMRRVLEKQSVVLRDGTDADVLGFVDDPLEVAVQIFNVRGGRIRGQRGWVADKGDDAGLPELVQNALMTLYADVTPSAIPREVLVPELPADHDAVAELLTERRGAKVTVRVPQRGDKRALLETVEQNAKQAIARHKLKRSGDLTTRSRALEEIQLALDLPTPPLRIECFDVSNLQGTEIVASMVVFEDGLPRKSEYRRFTVRHEGQSDVAAMHEVITRRFAHHLRAVERQGEDAEPGIDPETGKPRRFAYAPSLVVVDGGPPQVAAAQQAMDALGITGVALCGLAKRLEEVWLPDDEDPVILPRTSEGLYLLQRVRDEAHRFAITHHRQRRSKSMVESLLDPVPGLGETRRRALMKHFGSVKKLRAATAEEITIVPGIGPATAESIVAALHEGESPAPAVNMATGEILEDETRP
- a CDS encoding gluconeogenesis factor YvcK family protein, yielding MTTERAGGPAVVALGGGHGLAATLSALRHVTSRLTGIVTVADNGGSSGRLRTEFGILPPGDLRMALAALCGDDDWGRAWAEILQHRFGGAGPLAGHPVGNLLLAALWDMERDQVAGLDLVAELLGARGRVLPMANVPLDIEADVDFGPPARIEVVRGQAEVATTPGRIQAVRLEPGDPPACPQAVAALEAADWVTIGPGSWFTSVMPTLLVPQLRQALLRTPAKRALVLNLVAQPGETEHLTPEEHLEVLAAHAPDLRLDVVVADTRAARDVDALTRAAAQLGARLVTADVRSTEQADQHDPAALAEVFATTFAPASPARA
- the whiA gene encoding DNA-binding protein WhiA, which produces MAMTAQVKAEVARIPVTKACCRKAEVSTTLRFSGGLHIVSGRIVIEAELDTAAAARRLRQEIAEVYGHESEIIVQQGAGVRKTTLYVVRIARGGELLARQTGLVDGGGRPVRGLPPQVVSGPSCDAVAAWRGAFLARGSLTEPGRSSALEIGCPGPEAALAMVGAARRVGVSAKAREVRGGDRVVIRDGEAIGALLTRLGAHETLLAWEERRMRREVRATANRLANFDDANQRRSARAAVAAGARAQRALDILAEEVPDHLRLAGELRVQHREASLEELGQLHEPPLTKDAIAGRIRRLLAMADKRAHDLGIDDTEAGLNPDQYADG
- the gap gene encoding type I glyceraldehyde-3-phosphate dehydrogenase: MTVRVGINGFGRIGRNFFRAVRAAGTDVEIVAVNDLTDNKTLATLLKYDSILGRLDADVNFDDTAIYVGDQKIVAFEDRDPANLDWASVGADIVVESTGFFTDATAAKAHIDGGAKKVIISAPAKNEDITIVMGVNDDLYDPSAHTIISNASCTTNCLAPMAKALNDGIGIERGLMTTIHAYTQDQNLQDAPHKDLRRARAAALNIVPTSTGAAKAVSLVLPELKGKLDGYALRVPTPTGSATDLTFTASRETSVEEINEIVRKAAEGSTYLKYNEDPIVSTDIVTDPHSCIFDAPLTKVTGDLVKVVGWYDNEWGYSNRLVDLTSLVGSSL
- the rapZ gene encoding RNase adapter RapZ, whose amino-acid sequence is MTKLTEFVLVTGMTGAGRSTAAKALEKLGYYVVDNLPPGMLNDLVSSVDAAEDIDRLAVVVDSRSRTFFFGLVDAIESVHDLGVRVRTLYLEAADEVLVRRQEAARRPHPLSRQGRLMDGLVRERELLRTIRGRADLVIDTSRLNVHQLAHRVRQAFEVEDERGLHVTIVSFGFKYGIPIDADMVADMRFLPNPFWVDDLRPLSGQDEPVREYVYKQERSQEFLDRYVELLSMITNGFLQEDKLFLTVGIGCTGGRHRSVAMAEALSERLRTRDVRTLVVHRDLGRE
- the uvrA gene encoding excinuclease ABC subunit UvrA codes for the protein MTDRLVVRGAREHNLKDVSVDLPRDSLIVFTGLSGSGKSSLAFDTIFAEGQRRYVESLSAYARQFLGQMDKPDVDFIEGLSPAVSIDQKSTSRNPRSTVGTITEVYDYLRLLYARAGRPHCPTCGEPIARQTPQQIVDRIQAGEEGTRFQVLAPVIRGRKGEYLDLFRQLQQSGFSRAIVDGETIMLADEPPKLAKQKKHTIEVVVDRLTVKPSSKQRLTESVETALGLADGIVIIDYVGLEEDDPARRRRFSERLACPNDHPLQVDELEPRSFSFNAPYGACPECHGLGSRKEVDAELLVPDPDKTLAEGAITAWTYTQVSDYFLRLMRSLGDELGFDVDTKWSDLEPEFQDALLNGHSTKVHVQYKNRYGRQRSYWAEFEGAKAFVERRHSETDSDTSRDRLEGFMREVPCPTCKGTRLKPVILAVTLESERFGAMNIAEVCHLSIAEAADFLQDLVMNDRERQIGERVLKEIHERLRFLLDVGLDYLALDRAAGSLSGGEAQRIRLATQIGAGLVGVLYVLDEPSIGLHQRDNHRLIETLVRLKNLGNTLIVVEHDEDTVRASDWVVDIGPGAGEHGGQVIVSGPVEELLASPDSLTGAYLSGRQSIPVPEVRRPRDKGRQLVVKGARENNLKNVDVAFPLGQLVSVTGVSGSGKSTLVNDILYTSLARQIYKARTIPGRHRTIEGTEHVDKVIHVDQSPIGRTPRSNPATYTGVFDHVRKLFAQTPEAKMRGYQQGRFSFNIKGGRCEACHGDGTIKIEMNFLPDVYVPCEVCHGARYNRETLEVRYKGKTIAEVLDMPIEEGVEFFEAIPAIARHLRTLVDVGLGYVRLGQPAPTLSGGEAQRVKLASELQKRSTGRTVYVLDEPTTGLHFEDIRKLLIVLQRLVDAGNSVIVIEHNLDVIKASDWIVDMGPEGGSGGGTVVAQGTPEQIAAHPDSHTGRFLAPLLS